Proteins encoded within one genomic window of Apis mellifera strain DH4 linkage group LG1, Amel_HAv3.1, whole genome shotgun sequence:
- the LOC408595 gene encoding locomotion-related protein Hikaru genki isoform X2, whose translation MSIEKEGRRKFFEGAYRMKLTNGFYVFLFGLTTILTFCKAKQVDIDGFQRGCKLEGLHPLLIVTYKNITISVDKITVPHGERVTVRCRELGKYKLIGDSLLHCRNASWNGKLPSCTPTTAISNYTEDVPPTIVFGLPAGSAAVEPSGALAVFPGSILHLECLFARKLGNPEWTWTSTFRQYLTGWAIAARERDWKYRLSIYYAKAQDSGVYTCSTPRGLSNSIRVHVVDVQCPVLNLPEPLIGKIEGARMGHGAAFECPAGFKLKGAAGITCQYNGKWSAEMPECITITCPSVETLDDTRLQLLEYNNTFGSRAIFTCMWGHKLLGPQSIECQGDGSWSGDKPSCVEITCPIPLIPKSGRIMEQTNRHNSGRKQHQTRVYKVGALVRFVCLPGHQLLGEASIICTENGTWSHPSPVCKVRCPYPGDPPHGRIAPLKFWYKPGDNIQVTCSPGYVTPLEPVRKPTCRENGIWSAPPPPCRSYKDV comes from the exons ATGTCCatcgagaaagaaggaagaaggaaattcTTCGAGGGTGCATATCGCATGAAACTGACTAACGGATTTTACGTTTTCTTGTTTGGCCTAACCACGATACTTACTTTTTGCAAAGCGAAACAAGTAG ATATCGATGGATTTCAAAGAGGTTGCAAACTTGAAGGATTACATCCACTTTTGATCGTTACGTACAAGAATATTACGATATCC GTAGACAAGATTACTGTACCGCATGGGGAACGCGTTACAGTGAGGTGTAGAGAGCTTGGCAAGTACAAGCTGATCGGCGATTCTCTGTTGCACTGTCGTAACGCAAGTTGGAACGGGAAACTACCCTCTTGTACTCCGACCACAGCGATTTCTAATTATACAG AGGATGTACCTCCAACGATCGTGTTCGGATTACCGGCCGGTTCAGCTGCGGTCGAACCATCCGGCGCCCTCGCCGTTTTCCCCGGAAGCATCCTCCATCTTGAATGCCTGTTCGCCAGGAAACTTGGCAATCCCGAGTGGACTTGGACCTCGACCTTTCGCCAATATTTAACCG gATGGGCAATCGCTGCTCGTGAAAGGGATTGGAAGTATCGGTTGTCGATATATTACGCGAAGGCTCAAGATTCGGGAGTGTACACGTGTTCTACGCCCCGTGGGTTATCCAATTCGATACGGGTCCACGTCGTGG ATGTCCAATGTCCCGTTTTGAATTTACCCGAACCGTTAATTGGCAAAATCGAAGGTGCGCGGATGGGTCATGGAGCAGCATTCGAGTGTCCTGCTGGTTTTAAATTGAAAGGCGCGGCTGGTATAACATGCCAATATAACG GTAAATGGTCAGCAGAAATGCCGGAATGCATAACAATTACGTGCCCATCCGTGGAAACGCTCGATGACACGCGGCTGCAACTTCTCGAATACAATAATACTTTCGGTAGTAGAGCAATATTTACCTGTATGTGGGGTCATAAATTATTAGGACCACAAAGCATAGAATGTCAAGGCGATGGTTCGTGGAGCGGCGATAAGCCTAGTTGCGTAG AAATCACTTGTCCGATTCCACTGATACCAAAGAGCGGGCGTATTATGGAACAAACGAATCGACATAATTCAGGAAGGAAGCAGCATCAAACACGTGTGTACAAAGTTGGAGCGCTGGTCAGATTTGTTTGCTTGCCTGGTCATCAGCTGTTAGGTGAGGCCTCTATAATATGTACAGAGAATGGAACGTGGTCTCATCCGTCTCCTGTTT GCAAAGTGAGATGTCCGTATCCAGGTGATCCGCCTCATGGACGTATTGCGCCTCTTAAATTTTGGTACAAACCAGGTGATAACATACAA GTAACATGTTCTCCGGGATACGTAACGCCTTTGGAACCAGTAAGAAAGCCGACCTGTCGGGAGAATGGAATATGGAGCGCACCCCCGCCACCTTGTAGATCGTATAAAGATgtttaa
- the LOC408595 gene encoding locomotion-related protein Hikaru genki isoform X1, translating into MSIEKEGRRKFFEGAYRMKLTNGFYVFLFGLTTILTFCKAKQVDIDGFQRGCKLEGLHPLLIVTYKNITISVDKITVPHGERVTVRCRELGKYKLIGDSLLHCRNASWNGKLPSCTPTTAISNYTGETEDVPPTIVFGLPAGSAAVEPSGALAVFPGSILHLECLFARKLGNPEWTWTSTFRQYLTGWAIAARERDWKYRLSIYYAKAQDSGVYTCSTPRGLSNSIRVHVVDVQCPVLNLPEPLIGKIEGARMGHGAAFECPAGFKLKGAAGITCQYNGKWSAEMPECITITCPSVETLDDTRLQLLEYNNTFGSRAIFTCMWGHKLLGPQSIECQGDGSWSGDKPSCVEITCPIPLIPKSGRIMEQTNRHNSGRKQHQTRVYKVGALVRFVCLPGHQLLGEASIICTENGTWSHPSPVCKVRCPYPGDPPHGRIAPLKFWYKPGDNIQVTCSPGYVTPLEPVRKPTCRENGIWSAPPPPCRSYKDV; encoded by the exons ATGTCCatcgagaaagaaggaagaaggaaattcTTCGAGGGTGCATATCGCATGAAACTGACTAACGGATTTTACGTTTTCTTGTTTGGCCTAACCACGATACTTACTTTTTGCAAAGCGAAACAAGTAG ATATCGATGGATTTCAAAGAGGTTGCAAACTTGAAGGATTACATCCACTTTTGATCGTTACGTACAAGAATATTACGATATCC GTAGACAAGATTACTGTACCGCATGGGGAACGCGTTACAGTGAGGTGTAGAGAGCTTGGCAAGTACAAGCTGATCGGCGATTCTCTGTTGCACTGTCGTAACGCAAGTTGGAACGGGAAACTACCCTCTTGTACTCCGACCACAGCGATTTCTAATTATACAG GAGAAACAGAGGATGTACCTCCAACGATCGTGTTCGGATTACCGGCCGGTTCAGCTGCGGTCGAACCATCCGGCGCCCTCGCCGTTTTCCCCGGAAGCATCCTCCATCTTGAATGCCTGTTCGCCAGGAAACTTGGCAATCCCGAGTGGACTTGGACCTCGACCTTTCGCCAATATTTAACCG gATGGGCAATCGCTGCTCGTGAAAGGGATTGGAAGTATCGGTTGTCGATATATTACGCGAAGGCTCAAGATTCGGGAGTGTACACGTGTTCTACGCCCCGTGGGTTATCCAATTCGATACGGGTCCACGTCGTGG ATGTCCAATGTCCCGTTTTGAATTTACCCGAACCGTTAATTGGCAAAATCGAAGGTGCGCGGATGGGTCATGGAGCAGCATTCGAGTGTCCTGCTGGTTTTAAATTGAAAGGCGCGGCTGGTATAACATGCCAATATAACG GTAAATGGTCAGCAGAAATGCCGGAATGCATAACAATTACGTGCCCATCCGTGGAAACGCTCGATGACACGCGGCTGCAACTTCTCGAATACAATAATACTTTCGGTAGTAGAGCAATATTTACCTGTATGTGGGGTCATAAATTATTAGGACCACAAAGCATAGAATGTCAAGGCGATGGTTCGTGGAGCGGCGATAAGCCTAGTTGCGTAG AAATCACTTGTCCGATTCCACTGATACCAAAGAGCGGGCGTATTATGGAACAAACGAATCGACATAATTCAGGAAGGAAGCAGCATCAAACACGTGTGTACAAAGTTGGAGCGCTGGTCAGATTTGTTTGCTTGCCTGGTCATCAGCTGTTAGGTGAGGCCTCTATAATATGTACAGAGAATGGAACGTGGTCTCATCCGTCTCCTGTTT GCAAAGTGAGATGTCCGTATCCAGGTGATCCGCCTCATGGACGTATTGCGCCTCTTAAATTTTGGTACAAACCAGGTGATAACATACAA GTAACATGTTCTCCGGGATACGTAACGCCTTTGGAACCAGTAAGAAAGCCGACCTGTCGGGAGAATGGAATATGGAGCGCACCCCCGCCACCTTGTAGATCGTATAAAGATgtttaa
- the LOC107966049 gene encoding uncharacterized protein LOC107966049 isoform X3, giving the protein MFPVDTAPVVTNGNEVEVTTEVSPGFTRLELPRPHQSVHQTRGTPGVSGLQPNERRKQVFEHHWPPHFHIIYDVPEGGLMKEVVIAVEKDGKINNL; this is encoded by the exons ATGTTCCCCGTCGACACTGCACCTGTCGTGACAAATGGAAACGAAGTTGAAG TGACAACTGAAGTCTCTCCGGGTTTCACGCGTCTCGAACTCCCCAGACCCCACCAAAGTGTTCACCAAACTCGAGGAACACCAGGTGTCAGCGGGCTTCAACCGAACGAACGAAGGAAGCAG gtatTTGAGCACCACTGGCCCCCTCACTTTCACATCATCTACGATGTTCCAGAAGGAGGTTTGATGAAGGAAGTTGTCATAGCCGTGGAAAAGG atggaaaaataaataatttataa
- the LOC107966049 gene encoding uncharacterized protein LOC107966049 isoform X1: MFPVDTAPVVTNGNEVEVTTEVSPGFTRLELPRPHQSVHQTRGTPGVSGLQPNERRKQVFEHHWPPHFHIIYDVPEGGLMKEVVIAVEKGKRRRGIGRAYQLTFTLNNFLQAYYYTLFFLFPLFFFLFFFFFFCSFSPLKQ, encoded by the exons ATGTTCCCCGTCGACACTGCACCTGTCGTGACAAATGGAAACGAAGTTGAAG TGACAACTGAAGTCTCTCCGGGTTTCACGCGTCTCGAACTCCCCAGACCCCACCAAAGTGTTCACCAAACTCGAGGAACACCAGGTGTCAGCGGGCTTCAACCGAACGAACGAAGGAAGCAG gtatTTGAGCACCACTGGCCCCCTCACTTTCACATCATCTACGATGTTCCAGAAGGAGGTTTGATGAAGGAAGTTGTCATAGCCGTGGAAAAGGGTAAAAGAAGGAGGGGAATCGGTCGTGCTTACCAATTGACGTTTACCTTGAACAATTTCTTGCAGGCTTATTACTAcactcttttctttctatttccattatttttttttcttttcttttttttttttttttgttctttttcccCGTTGAAACAGTGA
- the LOC107966049 gene encoding uncharacterized protein LOC107966049 isoform X2 translates to MKNLTTEVSPGFTRLELPRPHQSVHQTRGTPGVSGLQPNERRKQVFEHHWPPHFHIIYDVPEGGLMKEVVIAVEKGKRRRGIGRAYQLTFTLNNFLQAYYYTLFFLFPLFFFLFFFFFFCSFSPLKQ, encoded by the exons atgaaaaatc TGACAACTGAAGTCTCTCCGGGTTTCACGCGTCTCGAACTCCCCAGACCCCACCAAAGTGTTCACCAAACTCGAGGAACACCAGGTGTCAGCGGGCTTCAACCGAACGAACGAAGGAAGCAG gtatTTGAGCACCACTGGCCCCCTCACTTTCACATCATCTACGATGTTCCAGAAGGAGGTTTGATGAAGGAAGTTGTCATAGCCGTGGAAAAGGGTAAAAGAAGGAGGGGAATCGGTCGTGCTTACCAATTGACGTTTACCTTGAACAATTTCTTGCAGGCTTATTACTAcactcttttctttctatttccattatttttttttcttttcttttttttttttttttgttctttttcccCGTTGAAACAGTGA
- the LOC100578300 gene encoding uncharacterized protein LOC100578300 isoform X1, with protein sequence MSDEVRAQPLDTTIYGGNIMQPDEEIQYAPRSRPVSFYDNFKDVPMVTPCVTSALSADNLNQIRDNGINSSMAMANNNNNNRVNSAVSAGNVTKIQNPKVTGAVSTGNIGKICRLEKEKELGRAPSMANCLSTTVPVNLAASQIAGRHTPTRNSLRHSRMIVLHRSGHRPQKFLPPLVYHWRLGRCLAALQTILGVAITVLSLWLLLWAPHLPITDNPYWSGMPLLLSGSFGICLLCCFKKEYPGMSPGFCLTSTKVTSVFLAILATVTCSIACVFSAIHLARLMGLECNPARVLNATCVCKPRETASNSTETAVRYIDLNCPEVESILTILLIFSSTCNALGAVVTGWYTYLHWSTRNKRPKYMQVRTNPISGNNYLSGRPIYNPNLSER encoded by the exons ATGTCCGACGAGGTGCGCGCGCAGCCCTTAGACACGACGATATACGGTGGTAACATAATGCAGCCTGACGAGGAGATTCAGTACGCGCCAAGGAGCCGTCCTGTTAGCTTTTATGACAACTTTAAG gACGTGCCAATGGTGACACCTTGCGTGACTTCCGCACTAAGTGCTGACAATTTGAATCAAATTCGGGACAATGGTATTAATTCGTCGATGGCCATGgccaataacaataacaataatcgtGTGAATAGTGCAGTGAGCGCTGGTAACGTGACAAAGATCCAAAATCCCAAAGTCACAG GTGCAGTGTCGACGGGGAACATAGGGAAAATTTGTCGActcgagaaggagaaggagttAGGTCGGGCCCCGTCAATGGCCAATTGTTTGTCAACCACGGTTCCCGTTAATCTGGCTGCGTCTCAAATTGCTGGCCGTCACACGCCCACGAGGAATTCCCTTAGGCACAGCAGGATGATCGTACTGCATCGAAGCGGCCATC GACCACAGAAATTTCTGCCACCGTTAGTTTATCATTGGCGGTTGGGACGATGTTTGGCAGCGTTACAAACGATCCTCGGCGTCGCGATTACCGTTTTATCATTATGGTTACTCCTTTGGGCACCTCATTTGCCAATCACGGACAATCCTTATTGGAGTGGAATGCCG TTATTACTTTCCGGTAGTTTTGGTATCTGCCTGCTGTGCTGTTTCAAGAAGGAATATCCTGGTATGAGCCCTGGATTCTGTCTCACTTCGACCAAG GTAACCAGCGTATTTTTAGCTATTCTAGCAACAGTGACATGCTCCATCGCTTGCGTATTCTCTGCCATACACCTGGCGCGTTTAATGGGCCTGGAATGCAACCCGGCACGCGTGCTGAATGCTACCTGCGTGTGCAAGCCCCGCGAGACCGCGTCAAACTCCACCGAGACGGCAGTCAGATACATTGACCTGAACTGTCCCGAAGTCGAGAGTATCCTGACCATTCTTCTCATTTTCTCCTCCACCTGCAACGCGCTTGGAGCCGTGGTAACCGGCTGGTACACTTATTTACATTGGAGCACCAGGAACAAGAGGCCGAAGTACATGCAGGTCAGGACGAATCCGATCAGTGGGAACAATTATCTGAGCGGAAGGCCGATATACAATCCAAATTTGAGCGAACGATGA
- the LOC100578300 gene encoding uncharacterized protein LOC100578300 isoform X2 — MVTPCVTSALSADNLNQIRDNGINSSMAMANNNNNNRVNSAVSAGNVTKIQNPKVTGAVSTGNIGKICRLEKEKELGRAPSMANCLSTTVPVNLAASQIAGRHTPTRNSLRHSRMIVLHRSGHRPQKFLPPLVYHWRLGRCLAALQTILGVAITVLSLWLLLWAPHLPITDNPYWSGMPLLLSGSFGICLLCCFKKEYPGMSPGFCLTSTKVTSVFLAILATVTCSIACVFSAIHLARLMGLECNPARVLNATCVCKPRETASNSTETAVRYIDLNCPEVESILTILLIFSSTCNALGAVVTGWYTYLHWSTRNKRPKYMQVRTNPISGNNYLSGRPIYNPNLSER; from the exons ATGGTGACACCTTGCGTGACTTCCGCACTAAGTGCTGACAATTTGAATCAAATTCGGGACAATGGTATTAATTCGTCGATGGCCATGgccaataacaataacaataatcgtGTGAATAGTGCAGTGAGCGCTGGTAACGTGACAAAGATCCAAAATCCCAAAGTCACAG GTGCAGTGTCGACGGGGAACATAGGGAAAATTTGTCGActcgagaaggagaaggagttAGGTCGGGCCCCGTCAATGGCCAATTGTTTGTCAACCACGGTTCCCGTTAATCTGGCTGCGTCTCAAATTGCTGGCCGTCACACGCCCACGAGGAATTCCCTTAGGCACAGCAGGATGATCGTACTGCATCGAAGCGGCCATC GACCACAGAAATTTCTGCCACCGTTAGTTTATCATTGGCGGTTGGGACGATGTTTGGCAGCGTTACAAACGATCCTCGGCGTCGCGATTACCGTTTTATCATTATGGTTACTCCTTTGGGCACCTCATTTGCCAATCACGGACAATCCTTATTGGAGTGGAATGCCG TTATTACTTTCCGGTAGTTTTGGTATCTGCCTGCTGTGCTGTTTCAAGAAGGAATATCCTGGTATGAGCCCTGGATTCTGTCTCACTTCGACCAAG GTAACCAGCGTATTTTTAGCTATTCTAGCAACAGTGACATGCTCCATCGCTTGCGTATTCTCTGCCATACACCTGGCGCGTTTAATGGGCCTGGAATGCAACCCGGCACGCGTGCTGAATGCTACCTGCGTGTGCAAGCCCCGCGAGACCGCGTCAAACTCCACCGAGACGGCAGTCAGATACATTGACCTGAACTGTCCCGAAGTCGAGAGTATCCTGACCATTCTTCTCATTTTCTCCTCCACCTGCAACGCGCTTGGAGCCGTGGTAACCGGCTGGTACACTTATTTACATTGGAGCACCAGGAACAAGAGGCCGAAGTACATGCAGGTCAGGACGAATCCGATCAGTGGGAACAATTATCTGAGCGGAAGGCCGATATACAATCCAAATTTGAGCGAACGATGA